The genomic interval AACAATCCTCAAAACGCACAAGTTATTATTGATGTCACTTTAACCGATGCCAAAGACATCGCACTTTCAGGCGCTGAACAACTTTACACAGACCTTTCCGTTATTGGCGGATCCTTTGAAAAAGAAGATGCCGTTCTTTCAACTGATTCATTAGAAAACGCATGGAAACTCAGTACCAATACCGCTAATCCAGATATGCCATTAGATGCTACAGCTGCTGGTGTTGAAGCTCCTGCTGCTGGACAAAGTCCTGCAGATGGTGATCATCCAAACAGTGGGATCTTTTACGATAGAACAGGTGCCATTAGTGATGTCAGAACGGTTTTAGCTCAAGATACTGTTAATGGTACTATTTCTCAAAATGTTACAAGAGTTGATACCCAAGATCTCAATGACCGCCCAGTGGTTGAGAATGTTACAAGAACTGAAATAGAAGCACTTGATGGTTCAAATAAGATAAGTGGACAACTGGTAGCTTCTGATCCTGATGTGGGCGATACCCATACATTTTTTGCCGTTGAAGGTACATTGCTTCTTAATGGAAAACCTGCACCAGAAGGTATTTCTTTTGTTCTAAATCCAGATGGAACTTACTCTGTTACAGGAGATTTCAATCACTTAGCTATGGGAGAAAATGCGGTTGTTTCATTTCAATACTACGCTGTTGATAATGGTATAGACGTAGGTGCACCACACAATTCATTACCAGCAACCGTCACTCTTACCGTTCAAGGAACCAATGACCAACCTGTTATTAGCGATATTAATGTCAATGGCGGGGTGCAAGAGGAGATTACTCATCCTAGTATAGCCGTATTTGATAACAGCAAATATGTAGATAGTTCTAATGGTTATTGGGCAGAGTCAGATAATATTCAAGCTACACTAACTTCTCAAGGTCATTCAGTTTCAGCCTTTACTGATGAAAGTTCAGCAGGTTTTAAAACTGCTTTAGCCAATGCCAGTGTTCTTATTATGCCAGAAGAAGAAAATGGTAGCTATACCAATCTATCCGCGGGCGCAAAAGAGACCATACATGATTTTGTAAATGATGGTGGCACATTGATAATAAACAGTGCTTATGTTAATTATGATACTGCCTTCCTTAATCAAATGTTCGGGTGGTCTTTAAGTGATAGTGGCATTTTTTACTCAGATGGCGGACACCCTTTTAGTAAAACTTCTGATGCAATTGGTACACGTTATGAAGGTGCTCCAAGTTCATTGCCTGACAATGATGGAACTTATACTATAGCAACGAGCTCTTTGCCAGAAGGTGCATTAAATTTATATGCCGATGGTAATGGACATACCGCTATGTTTAGTATTACAGTAGGAAGTGGGACGGTAGTCTTTTTAGCTTATGATTGGTATAACGCAGCACCAGTTGGAGATTATGATGGTGGTTGGTTAGATATTCTAAATCTTGCAGTTTCAAATACAGCACATGTTATCTATGAAACTCACGATAGCAGTGAAGGCGCTACCCATACAAACGATGGTAACAATATTTTAACAGGAGCTTTATCTGTTACAGATGATGACGCAACTGATACCCATACCTTTAGAGTGGTTGATAACAGTGTTCAGATATTAGACAAATCCGAAGCAGGCATTACTTTAGATGATGTTAAAGTCTCTATCACTAAAGGTGAAGATGGCACATGGCAATATAAAATTGATGGTGACTTCACTAAACTAGCAGCAGGCGAAAAAGCAACCGTGACATTCCAATATGTTGCCGATGATGGTCATGGATTTGATGGTACGGATGGTGTCAATGAAAGCTCTGTTAGTGCTCCAAAAACAATTACTCTTACCATTACAGGTACCAATGACCAACCAGTGGTTGAAAATGTGGTTGTTTCCCAAAATGAAGTCGTTGATGGTGTCAATACATTTACTGGCACACTTGTAGCAACCGATGCAGATGCTCACGATACACATAAATTCTATGGTGTTACCAATGAAGGCGAGGGTGGCGGTGATATGCCTCCGATGGATGATATGCCTCGAAAAGAAATACTTCTAAAAGAAATGCCAGCTGATGAGAAGATAGTATTCATCCCTAAAGAAGTTCCACAAAGTATTGCTTATACACTTGATGCTCCTACTAAAGGAGTGTATGTTGATAATATCACCATCAATGAAAATGGCACATACTCTGTTGTTGGAGACTTTAACGCTCTTGCTACAGGTGAAAAAGCAGTCGTAACATTCCAATACTATGCAGTCGATAGCAGCAGTACACAAGCCAATGGCGAGTCCAATACCTCAGAGGTTAAAACGGTTACATTGACTATTGTTGGTACAAACGATGCACCAGTGGCACACAGTGATATTAACAGTGTTACAGAAGCAGGCAGTGATGATGTGGGCAAATTTATGGCGACAGGCAATCTTCTTGCCAATGATGTTGATGTCGATCATAATGCTCATTTGGATGTTGCTTCAGTGAATGGGGTTAAACCTTTCTTTGGGCAATTCATTGTTTTTGGTGAATATGGTGCATTACATGTAAACCAAGCAACAGGTCAATATGAGTATGTCTTAAATAATCTAGACAGTCGCGTAGATGGTCTTGATACTAAAGAAACCTTGACAGAAACATTTACATACGTTGTGACTGATGAGCACGGCGCTACATCGACATCGACATTGTCAATTACCATCAATGGAACCAATGATGCTCCAACGATTTTTACAAGCACAGGTAACTGGTTCAATGCAAATGACACCGTCGATGAATCTGCATTAGCAAATGGTACACATCAAAAAGGTACAACGGCTCTTGCTTATGGGACATTTACCATTGGCGATGTTGATGGTTTAGATGACATCAAATCTATCAGTGTGGCAGGAAAAACATTTAATGTTTCATCAGACAACAATTTTGCAGACCTTGTAGGACAAACCGTTGCAACAGAACATGGTGAAGTGACCATTGCTAGCTATAGCCATGGCACATTTAACTACACCTATGCATTAACTTCTGCAACAATGGATGTTAAATTTGTGACCGAAACCGATAGCTTCAAAGTCATTGTTTCCGATGGTGATAAATCAGACAGCGCGACTGTAACAGTAAACATCACTGATGATGCTCCAATTGTCACTAAAGATGCACAAACAACCAACGAAGATGTCGCAAGCATTTCTGGTAATGTTTTAGACAATGACAAAGTAGGCGCTGATGGTGTTGGTTCTGTTGTGTTTGACCATACTAAAGGTACTTATGGCACACTCTCTTACGACAGTAAAACAGGTGCGTACACCTACACACCTAATGCAAACGCTCAAACATTGGCACAAGGAGATAGTGTTCAAGAGAAATTCACCTATACTCTTACGGATGGCGATGGCGATAAAGCAAGCAGTACATTGACCATTACGGTTACAGGTAACAACGACGCACCAGTCTTCATTCAGCCTTCCTATAGCTTTAACTATAATGAAAATAGCACAGCTGCAACGGAACTTGGAACGGTTCAAGCAACTGATATTGACCATGGAAGTAGGGTTACATACTCTATTTTAAGTGGCAACGATGCTGGTTACTATACGATCGATAGTGCAACAGGAGCGATTAAATTAACCGCAGCAGGTGTCAATTCTTCTGCAAATGATTTTGAATCACCTACCAACAACCACAACCTCGTAATAGGCGCAAGTGATAGCATAACCACAACGTCTATCAATGTAGCACTCAATGAGAAAAATGTCAACGAAGCACCCGATGCGGTGAATGATATGTATGTCATTAGTGGACTTAGAGGTCAATACTATGCGTATCATGAAGGTGATTTGCTCGATGGTGCAAATTTAAGTAACCTTGCTCAAGTGGAACAATTCATTGCTACACACACTGCAGATGCAACGTTTGCTGCAAAAGCTATTGACTTTAAATATATAGCATCAGGAGGCTTGGGCGGCGATGGTCATTTGCAAACATTCTTAGGAACAGATGCTTCAACACTCTCAAATGACCCTGAAAACAGTTCAGATGCTATTGTTAAACTAAGCGGTTCTATCGAATTAGCTAAAGGTGATTATACCTTTAGAGTAACTTCTGATGATGGTTTTAGCATAGTTATTGATGGTAAAACGGTTGCGTCAGATCCTACTATCCATGCACCAACAACAACGGATTATACAGTCAACATTGCTGAGAGTGGGACTCATAATATCAGCATCGTTTATTGGGATCAAGGTGGTGAAGCGGTTCTTAAAGTCGAGGTTAAAAATAATGTAACGGATTCAAGTTTCCATGTCTTGAATGGTACAAGCGATGCACTTTCCAATTTAGTGACCAATGAAGACACTCCTCTTACCATTGCACCAAGCATATTGCTTGCTAATGACTCCGATGTTGATGGCGATAAATTGACAATTACGAGCGTTCAAGGTGATGCAGGAACACATGGTACGGTTGCTATTGTCAATGGCAATGTTGTCTTTACCCCAGAGAAAGATTACAACGGTGATGCAACCTTCAAATACACCGTTAGCGATGGCAATGGAGCAACAGACACGGCTACCGTTACTTTACATGTAAACCCAGTCAATGACGCACCAGCCTTTGGACAAGCTTCTTATACCTTTGGTTATAATGAAAACAGCCCAACCACAGCCGTTCTTGGAACCGTTCACGCAACCGATGTAGATAGCACAACGCTCACTTACAGTATCATAGGTGGTAACAGCGATGGTTACTATGCTATTAACAGCACAACAGGAGCGATTAATCTTACAGACAAAGGCTTTGCTTCTTCTGCCAATGATTTTGAAACAGGCAATAATGCGCATACCCTTACCGTAAGTGTAAGCGACGGTAGCTTGAGTTCATCTGTCACTGTGACACTCAATGAACAAGATGTCGTTGAAGTAATTGCACATGCTAATGCAGATCATATTATTACCAATGCAGGTACAAGCACTTTTGTTGTTCCAGAATGGGCATTGATGGCAAATGATACAGGTGCGACAGATATTACAGGTGTGTCAAATAAATCTGATTTAGCGACAGTTAATTTGACAAGCAACAGCGGTTCTGTGACTATTCAAGATAATAATAGTGCTCCTGATTGGGCATGGTGGAGTGAGACTAATGGAGGTTCATTTGACTATACAGCTAATGGCTCGACTGCACATGTTGATGTGACACAAGACATTGGACGAAATCTAAATGGCACCAATGGCAATGATATTCTTATTAGCAATAACGGTCAACCTGATATTCATGGTGGCAAAGGAGATGATATTTTGATTGGTGGCAATGGCAATGATTATCTCTATGGTGAAGCTGGCAATGACACATTGGTTTACAACCCTAACAATGGTATTATTGATGGAGGAACAGGAACAGATACTTTGGTATTTACGCAACAAAATCCAAATATTGATTTTGGCTCTTTGTATAGTAGAAATGAACCAATTTCAGGTATTGAAGTGCTTGATCTTAGCAAAGCCAATGTTAGCCTTACCAATATTTCGTACAGAGATGTTCTCGATATAACCGATAGTGGTAAATTGACCATCTTGGGAGATGCTTCTGACAATGTTGATTTTGCAAACAACGAAGAGTGGACAAAATCCGCAACACCAGTGACAGAAGCTATTAATGGTGCAAGTCATACTTTTGATGTCTATACCAATAGCCATGATAGTACTGTTATAGTTAAAGTAGAGCAAAATATCCACGATACGATCTAATCTCTAAACGAGTCAGAGGGTATAAAAACTCTCTGGCTTTAATCTTTTGGTAGTGGTAAAGACTACCCCTTCTTCTCGCAGTTAGTAATGGCATAAGGTGTCATTTTTAGTACCAAAGTACAATACTTTTTCCTACCTTTTTTTGTTAGAATATAAAAATTTTCAAAACAAAGGACCTATATCACATGGCACAGGTTATTGGATACATTAAATCACTCCAAAATGGTATCTTTTTCGCAAAAGATGCACACGGTCAGATCAGAGAGCTCAAAGCAGGCGATCAGGTCTTTAAAGATGAACTCGTCTATGGTGCAGAAAACAATCCTCAAAACGCACAAGTTATTATTGATGTCACTTTAACCGATGCCAAAGACATCGCACTTTCAGGCGCTGAACAACTTTACACAGACCTTTCCGTTATTGGCGGATCCTTTGAAAAAGAAGATGCCGTTCTTTCAACTGATTCATTAGAAAACGCATGGAAACTCAGTACCAATACCGCTAATCCAGATATGCCATTAGATGCTACAGCTGCTGGTGTTGAAGCTCCTGCTGCTGGACAAAGTCCTGCAGATGGTGATCATCCAAACAGTGGGATCTTTTACGATAGAACAGGTGCCATTAGTGATGTCAGAACGGTTTTAGCTCAAGATACTGTTAATGGTACTATTTCTCAAAATGTTACAAGAGTTGATACCCAAGATCTCAATGACCGCCCAGTGGTTGAGAATGTTACAAGAACTGAAATAGAAGCACTTGATGGTTCAAATAAGATAAGTGGACAACTGGTAGCTTCTGATCCTGATGTGGGCGATACCCATACATTTTTTGCCGTTGAAGGTACACTGCTTCTTAATGGCAAACCTGCACCAGAGGGTATTTCTTTTGTCCTTAACCAAGATGGAAGCTATACCGTTACAGGTGATTTTAACCACTTAGCTGTGGGTGAAAATGCTGTTGTTTCGTTTCAATACTATGCGGTTGATAATGGCATAGATGTAGGTGAACCACACAATTCATTACCAGCAACTGTTACGATTACCGTTCAAGGTACCAATGACCAACCTGTCATCGGAGATATTAATGTCAATGGCGGTGAAGAGTCTGTTGTTGTTGATACTACTGTAGAAAGTGGATGGGGTACTTCATACAATATCGGTGGTCATGCGCAATCATTTTATGCGGCAGGCGATAATTTGACTGAAATTGGGATTGAGTTTAGTAATAACCAACATGGAAGCTTTAGATTTGATATTTTTGATGCAGAAGGAAAAATTGTCTACAGTAGTAGTGCTATAGAGGTTAATACAGGAAATAGTAACGAAATAGTCAAAATAGACCTTTCTGGCGTCACACTAAACTTGAAAGAAAAATATACGATTGATTTTGATGCTATTAGCGGAGATCCTAAAATTGTAATAAATAACGCGCAAAATAGTACGGATGGCGTTGGTTACCTTTATGGCGAAGGAGCAGATAATACTTATACATATTTTCGTGATAACTGGGATCATGGCATGCAATTTATTTACGGTGGAGGGAAAGCTATCTATGAAACCCACGATGGCAGTGAAGGTCCTACCCATACTAACGATGGAAACAATGTCCTCACAGGGGCTCTTTCTGTAACCGATGATGACACAACGGACACACATACCTTTAGAGTGGTTGATAACAGTGTTCAGGTCTTAGACAAATCAGAAGCAGGCATTACTTTAGAAGATGTTAAAGTCTCGATCACTAAAGGTGAAGATGGTACATGGCAGTATAAAATTGATGGTGACTTTAGTAAACTAGCCGCTGGAGAAACCGCAACGGTTAAATTCCAATACGTTGCCGATGATGGACATGGATTTGATGGTAAAGATGGCATCAATGAAAGCTCAGTTAGTGCTCCAAAAACAATTACCCTTACCATCACAGGAACCAATGACCAACCTGTGGTCAGTGATGTGACTCTTGACTCTCAAAATGAAGCAACAACAGGCACAAATACTTTTGGTGGAACATTGCTTGTCAGTGATGCAGATGCTCACGATACACATACCTTCCATGTGGTTGAAAATAGCTTACATGTAAACTCAGATTTTGTTAAAACTCCAGTTCTTGAGCTCAATGCCCAAACAGGTGCATACACAGTTACAGGAGACTTTAACGCTCTTGCTGCAGGCGAAAAAGCAACCATTACATTCCAATACTATGCACAAGACAACAGCATCACGCAAGCTAATGGCGAGTCCAATACCTCAGAAATTAAAACGGTTACAATGACCATTATAGGTACTAACGATGCTCCAGTGATCTCAGAAACAAGTGTCATTGCTGGTACTGCCACAGAAGCGGGTAATCTTGATGATGGTAGTGTTGTTCCAGCTGTCCAAACGTCAGGCACACTTGTTGCTACTGATGTGGATCATAATGCAGAACTTGCATGGTCAGGAAGTGCAAAAGGGACTTATGGAAGTTTTGCAATCGATCCAGCAACAGGCAAATGGACGTACACCGTTGATGACACCGTAGGATCAGCCGCCGATAAACTTAAAGAAGGTGACAAGGTCACTGAGAAATTTACTGTTGTTGTTACCGATGACCAAGGCGCTACTGCGACACAAGTTGTGACTATTACTATAAACGGTACAAACGATGCACCAGTGATTTCTGGAACAGCATCGGGTGATGCAGCAGAAGCGGGTGTTGTAACGATCACTGGCGTAACAACTCCAGTGGACGCTGTTGTTGCAACAGGAACACTCAGCGCAAGCGATGTAGATCACGATGCGACACACACATGGTCAACAAATGCGACTTCAGCAGAAGGTACAAATTATGGTACATTTGCGATTGATGACAAAGGTGTATGGACATATACTACAGGTGATGCCGCTAACCAATTAGCAGAAGGTGAAACCAAAGTCGAAACTTTCAAAGTAACAGTGACAGATGATAAAGGTGCTATTGATACCCAAGATGTTACCATTACTATTCATGGTAACAACGATGCACCAGTGCTTAACTCGCCAAATGCGCTTAACTTTAGCGTTCAAGAAGACGCTGCCAATGAGGTAAAAGTTTACAATGGAGACATCGGCGTTAAAGATTTAGCAACCGATGCTGACAATGGTGCGACACTTTATGTTGGCAAAGTCAATGGTACTCTTGTTGGTAAAGATGGTTTTGACCAACCTATCAGCCTCTCTTATATCGACAAAGATGGCCATTCAGCAAGTATCGAAGCAATGTTACATGTAAACCAAAATGGCTCTTATGTCATCAGCACCAACAATGACCTTAACCCAATCCCAGCAGGGGTAAAAGCAACAGCAACGCTAAGCTTTACCATTGCCGATGAACATGGCGCAGAGTCCGCACCTAAAACAGTCAACCTCGCGATTGAAGGAGCCAATGACGCCCCTGTTGTTGACCTTCATAGCGATACGTATGCAATGCTTTATTTTGAAAATGGTGCATCTATGCCGATTACATCAGGTACAGATATTAGCATTGGTGATGTTGACAGTGCAAACATTCAGTCAGCTTCTATCGTCCTTGCCAATGCAAAAGCAGGTGATTTTTTAACCTACAACGGTGTGACATACGACACTATCGTAGATGGCAAAATTACGGTTGATATTCACCAAACAGCTCCATTGTCTGCTTATCAAGATATGATCAAATCGGTTGCATACGGAAGCACCAGTGAAAACCCAAGCGCAGAAGACAGACACATAGAGGTCACTGTCAATGACGGATACGATAACAGCAACACAGCAACATCAACCATACATGTCATCCCCGTCAACGATGCACCAACGACAACACCTGTCACTCTTGCACCGATTGCGGAAGATAGCGGTAAACACATCATTACGCAAGCTGACTTGCTTGGAAATGCACAGGATGCTGAAGGCGATAAGCTAACTGCAACAGACTTGGAGATTAGCGCTGGAAAAGGTGAGTTGATCAATAATGGTGATGGCACATGGACATACACACCAGCTGAAAATGACGACACAGCCGTAAGCTTTAGCTACAAAGTCAGTGATGGCATTGATAGTGTGAATGGCAGTGCAACACTCGACATTACGCCAGTCAATGACGCGCCAACCACAACTCCAGTGGCACTTGCAGCAGTTGTAGAAGACAATTCTCGCCTTATCACGCAAGATGAGCTACTTACAAATGCCCATGATATTGAAGGTGACAAGCTAACTGCAACCGACTTAGCGATTACTGCTGGAAAAGGTAGCTTAGTCAATAATGGTGATGGCACATGGACATACACACCAGCCGAAAATGATGACACAGCAGTCAGCTTTAGCTATAAAATCACAGACAATGGTACCACCAATGGAGCTTCTGATGCAAAATCAATCACAGCGAGTGCAACGTTAGATATTACCCCAGCCAACGACCAACCAGTGGTAAGTGATATTAATGCAAATCAACATATTAAATTAGACTTTGATAATACGGGCTTTACAGTAGCTGAAACAGGTAATGGATATACAGCTGGACATATACCTGCAGGGTATGGCGGTATTCAATGGGATAGTAATGTCGCTGTTATATCCGTTAAAGAGGGTGCTAATTATTATGGTTACGATAATGGCTCAACATCAGGCGCAAGCACAGCCTTTAACTGGAGTGGAGCTCCTTCTGTAGGATTGGTCTTTAGTGAGGCTGTTACCTTTAACTCTACATACCTTACCGCAGCAGTTGGCGCATCAACCCAAAATGTGACTTTTAATGGCTACTTAAATGGAGTGTTGGTCGATACCACAACCGTGACGATCAATAACCAAACACCTACCTTAGTAGAACTTAATTGGGCGAATATTGATAAACTGGTTATTTCCGATGGAACTGTTTCAGGTCAAAATTGGTGGTCAATGGATGACTTTACCTATACGCTTGGTACTGAAAAAGTGGTGTATGAGTCTATGGGTAACCTAGGCGCAATGTTGAGTGATGTTACAACAACATTTACAGGTAACTTGGCAACTGCAACAGATGCAGATACGAGTGATACCCATACCTATGGCATTTCAGGAACAGCAACCTCTACCAATGCACACGTTAAAGACTTGGTTGTAACCATAGTCGATGCTGTAAAAGGAGACTATAAAGTAGAGGGTAACTTTAATGCCCTTGCCGCAGGTGAGAAAGCAGTGGTTACCTTC from Sulfurospirillum oryzae carries:
- a CDS encoding Ig-like domain-containing protein, with the protein product MAQVIGYIKSLQNGIFFAKDAHGQIRELKAGDQVFKDELVYGAENNPQNAQVIIDVTLTDAKDIALSGAEQLYTDLSVIGGSFEKEDAVLSTDSLENAWKLSTNTANPDMPLDATAAGVEAPAAGQSPADGDHPNSGIFYDRTGAISDVRTVLAQDTVNGTISQNVTRVDTQDLNDRPVVENVTRTEIEALDGSNKISGQLVASDPDVGDTHTFFAVEGTLLLNGKPAPEGISFVLNPDGTYSVTGDFNHLAMGENAVVSFQYYAVDNGIDVGAPHNSLPATVTLTVQGTNDQPVISDINVNGGVQEEITHPSIAVFDNSKYVDSSNGYWAESDNIQATLTSQGHSVSAFTDESSAGFKTALANASVLIMPEEENGSYTNLSAGAKETIHDFVNDGGTLIINSAYVNYDTAFLNQMFGWSLSDSGIFYSDGGHPFSKTSDAIGTRYEGAPSSLPDNDGTYTIATSSLPEGALNLYADGNGHTAMFSITVGSGTVVFLAYDWYNAAPVGDYDGGWLDILNLAVSNTAHVIYETHDSSEGATHTNDGNNILTGALSVTDDDATDTHTFRVVDNSVQILDKSEAGITLDDVKVSITKGEDGTWQYKIDGDFTKLAAGEKATVTFQYVADDGHGFDGTDGVNESSVSAPKTITLTITGTNDQPVVENVVVSQNEVVDGVNTFTGTLVATDADAHDTHKFYGVTNEGEGGGDMPPMDDMPRKEILLKEMPADEKIVFIPKEVPQSIAYTLDAPTKGVYVDNITINENGTYSVVGDFNALATGEKAVVTFQYYAVDSSSTQANGESNTSEVKTVTLTIVGTNDAPVAHSDINSVTEAGSDDVGKFMATGNLLANDVDVDHNAHLDVASVNGVKPFFGQFIVFGEYGALHVNQATGQYEYVLNNLDSRVDGLDTKETLTETFTYVVTDEHGATSTSTLSITINGTNDAPTIFTSTGNWFNANDTVDESALANGTHQKGTTALAYGTFTIGDVDGLDDIKSISVAGKTFNVSSDNNFADLVGQTVATEHGEVTIASYSHGTFNYTYALTSATMDVKFVTETDSFKVIVSDGDKSDSATVTVNITDDAPIVTKDAQTTNEDVASISGNVLDNDKVGADGVGSVVFDHTKGTYGTLSYDSKTGAYTYTPNANAQTLAQGDSVQEKFTYTLTDGDGDKASSTLTITVTGNNDAPVFIQPSYSFNYNENSTAATELGTVQATDIDHGSRVTYSILSGNDAGYYTIDSATGAIKLTAAGVNSSANDFESPTNNHNLVIGASDSITTTSINVALNEKNVNEAPDAVNDMYVISGLRGQYYAYHEGDLLDGANLSNLAQVEQFIATHTADATFAAKAIDFKYIASGGLGGDGHLQTFLGTDASTLSNDPENSSDAIVKLSGSIELAKGDYTFRVTSDDGFSIVIDGKTVASDPTIHAPTTTDYTVNIAESGTHNISIVYWDQGGEAVLKVEVKNNVTDSSFHVLNGTSDALSNLVTNEDTPLTIAPSILLANDSDVDGDKLTITSVQGDAGTHGTVAIVNGNVVFTPEKDYNGDATFKYTVSDGNGATDTATVTLHVNPVNDAPAFGQASYTFGYNENSPTTAVLGTVHATDVDSTTLTYSIIGGNSDGYYAINSTTGAINLTDKGFASSANDFETGNNAHTLTVSVSDGSLSSSVTVTLNEQDVVEVIAHANADHIITNAGTSTFVVPEWALMANDTGATDITGVSNKSDLATVNLTSNSGSVTIQDNNSAPDWAWWSETNGGSFDYTANGSTAHVDVTQDIGRNLNGTNGNDILISNNGQPDIHGGKGDDILIGGNGNDYLYGEAGNDTLVYNPNNGIIDGGTGTDTLVFTQQNPNIDFGSLYSRNEPISGIEVLDLSKANVSLTNISYRDVLDITDSGKLTILGDASDNVDFANNEEWTKSATPVTEAINGASHTFDVYTNSHDSTVIVKVEQNIHDTI